ATCAGTTGCTCAACGGTTTGAATATCGCTGTCGAGGAAGACGCCACCGATCAACGCTTCAACGGTATCGGCGAGGATCGATTCACGACGGAAGCCGCCGCTTTTCAGCTCGCCTGGCCCCAAACGTAAACATTCACCGAGGTCAAATTCACGGGCTAATTCAGCCAGCGTATTGCCGCGAACCAGCGTTGCGCGCATGCGGCTCATATCACCTTCATCCACACGCGGGAAACGGTGATACAGCGCATTAGCGATAACAAAGCTCAAAATAGAGTCGCCTAAAAATTCTAAACGCTCGTTATGTTTGCTGCTGGCGCTACGGTGAGTTAATGCCTGCTGCAACAGCTCCTGATGATTAAAAGTGTAGCCCAGCTTCCGTTGAAGCCGATTAATTACGATGGGGTTCATGCGATACCAATAAATGAATGCGTCAACAATTCAGCA
The Citrobacter arsenatis DNA segment above includes these coding regions:
- the rnc gene encoding ribonuclease III; this encodes MNPIVINRLQRKLGYTFNHQELLQQALTHRSASSKHNERLEFLGDSILSFVIANALYHRFPRVDEGDMSRMRATLVRGNTLAELAREFDLGECLRLGPGELKSGGFRRESILADTVEALIGGVFLDSDIQTVEQLILNWYQTRLDEISPGDKQKDPKTRLQEYLQGRHLPLPSYLVVQVRGEAHDQEFTIHCQVSGLSEPVVGTGSSRRKAEQAAAEQALKKLELE